AAACCCACCAATAATTCAGTAACAGCAGCTTCAGTCTTCTCTTGGTTGGCGAAAAACAGTGTCTGCAACAAAAGAACACTTGTTTTTGGCACCAAATTTTGCTGCTCGAAGCTCCGTTCACTTTGCCATTTGATCATGTTGTGTGCAAGTGGGGACAACCACGCCAAGATCCGCCCCAACGCATCCCTCCATTCTCCTGCAAGCACCGGATCGCTCGCTGAGAACCCAACTCCCTTCAATCTCGCCCTTAAATTTGATCTTATACTGTTCGGTAGCATAGCATAAAGATCATCTCTAGCATCAACACCTACCAATTGTGGTGACTTGATCATCTTCAtcataacaataatcaaatttgCATAATGAAGAGATAAAGCTGCCGCACCAAGAGTCGATGCAGGTGGCTTTAGGAGCTTCGAATTGGACTCGAAAAATCCAGGTCGAACAGAATCTTTCTGCTCCTCCTCCAGAAGTTTTGTGCTCTTCAACGGCCCTGACACAAAGCTATAGGTACTAGGATTCTCAGTCGGGTACACAGTGGCAGAGGCAGAGAGACTACGTGGAAGAGAAGGTGGGCATCCATGTCCCACGCCGAAAACAAGCTTGATTCTGGCTAGAATAGTAAATATAGACCTCGCCAGCATTGATACAACAGTATCGAAACTTCGATTCCATAGAGATCTCTCTTTTAGGTACTTGACCTCTTGTCTCTGCCAAAATATCTTTTCATGAAGATCCATGATCTTTTGCTCCTTCGTTGAAGACTCGTGGTCTTGTAGGCATTTTTC
This sequence is a window from Tripterygium wilfordii isolate XIE 37 chromosome 8, ASM1340144v1, whole genome shotgun sequence. Protein-coding genes within it:
- the LOC120003714 gene encoding uncharacterized protein LOC120003714 isoform X2, which gives rise to MAFETLLVKVKTALTHSFDSVKISKPTIKISKKSKSNVGFLSFEISSLMSKLLHSWQSLSDNNITRLRNEPIAIEGVRKIVSNDESFLLGLACAEMAENVRFLGKSISRLSKRCDDSNLRRFEHFFDEFADTGLDTPGWVLSCKEMEARNKKMDRYVTVTATLYKDMVELTTLENCLEKCLQDHESSTKEQKIMDLHEKIFWQRQEVKYLKERSLWNRSFDTVVSMLARSIFTILARIKLVFGVGHGCPPSLPRSLSASATVYPTENPSTYSFVSGPLKSTKLLEEEQKDSVRPGFFESNSKLLKPPASTLGVDARDDLYAMLPNSIRSNLRARLKGVGFSASDPVLAGEWRDALGRILAWLSPLAHNMIKWQSERSFEQQNLVPKTSVLLLQTLFFANQEKTEAAVTELLVGLNYIWRFEREMTAKALFESVNLNGFLNLQNSISSCNITKYVHE
- the LOC120003714 gene encoding protein PSK SIMULATOR 1-like isoform X1 translates to MAFETLLVKVKTALTHSFDSVKISKPTIKISKKSKSNVGFLSFEISSLMSKLLHSWQSLSDNNITRLRNEPIAIEGVRKIVSNDESFLLGLACAEMAENVRFLGKSISRLSKRCDDSNLRRFEHFFDEFADTGLDTPGWVLSCKEMEARNKKMDRYVTVTATLYKDMVELTTLENCLEKCLQDHESSTKEQKIMDLHEKIFWQRQEVKYLKERSLWNRSFDTVVSMLARSIFTILARIKLVFGVGHGCPPSLPRSLSASATVYPTENPSTYSFVSGPLKSTKLLEEEQKDSVRPGFFESNSKLLKPPASTLGAAALSLHYANLIIVMMKMIKSPQLVGVDARDDLYAMLPNSIRSNLRARLKGVGFSASDPVLAGEWRDALGRILAWLSPLAHNMIKWQSERSFEQQNLVPKTSVLLLQTLFFANQEKTEAAVTELLVGLNYIWRFEREMTAKALFESVNLNGFLNLQNSISSCNITKYVHE